The following proteins are encoded in a genomic region of Hippoglossus hippoglossus isolate fHipHip1 chromosome 3, fHipHip1.pri, whole genome shotgun sequence:
- the LOC117755634 gene encoding cellular retinoic acid-binding protein 1 isoform X1 has translation MPNFAGTWKMISSENFDELLKALGVNVMLRRVAGVAASKPHVEIKQNDEHFYIKTSTSVRTTEINFLIGEEFDEETVDGRKCKSLATWETENKMYCKQTLLSGSGPKTFWSRELRGDELILTSTQSVSFTSTVSLQINEQMFGRVTRHSVRMT, from the exons ATGCCCAATTTTGCCGGCACGTGGAAAATGATAAGCAGCGAGAATTTCGACGAGTTGCTGAAAGCCCTGG gtgtgaatgtgatgctGAGGCGGGTCGCAGGGGTGGCTGCGTCCAAACCCCACGTGGAGATAAAACAGAACGACGAGCACTTCTACATCAAGACCTCCACCTCAGTCCGCACCACGGAGATCAACTTCCTCATCGGTGAGGAGTTCGACGAGGAGACGGTGGACGGCAGAAAGTGTAAG AGCCTGGCCACTtgggaaacagaaaacaagatgTACTGCAAACAGACTCTACTGAGCGGGAGCGGTCCCAAGACCTTCTGGAGCCGGGAACTGAGAGGGGATGAACTCATACTG ACGTCCACACAGTCCGTCTCATTCACATCTACAGTCTCTCTGCAGATCAATGAACAGATGTTTGGACGCGTTACAAG
- the LOC117755634 gene encoding cellular retinoic acid-binding protein 1 isoform X3: MPNFAGTWKMISSENFDELLKALGVNVMLRRVAGVAASKPHVEIKQNDEHFYIKTSTSVRTTEINFLIGEEFDEETVDGRKCKSLATWETENKMYCKQTLLSGSGPKTFWSRELRGDELILTSTQSVSFTSTVSLQINEQMFGRVTRWDEVSHLEVAIFSHLGHFLFPPASKKTIQG; encoded by the exons ATGCCCAATTTTGCCGGCACGTGGAAAATGATAAGCAGCGAGAATTTCGACGAGTTGCTGAAAGCCCTGG gtgtgaatgtgatgctGAGGCGGGTCGCAGGGGTGGCTGCGTCCAAACCCCACGTGGAGATAAAACAGAACGACGAGCACTTCTACATCAAGACCTCCACCTCAGTCCGCACCACGGAGATCAACTTCCTCATCGGTGAGGAGTTCGACGAGGAGACGGTGGACGGCAGAAAGTGTAAG AGCCTGGCCACTtgggaaacagaaaacaagatgTACTGCAAACAGACTCTACTGAGCGGGAGCGGTCCCAAGACCTTCTGGAGCCGGGAACTGAGAGGGGATGAACTCATACTG ACGTCCACACAGTCCGTCTCATTCACATCTACAGTCTCTCTGCAGATCAATGAACAGATGTTTGGACGCGTTACAAGGTGGGATGAGGTGTCACATTTGGAGGTCGCCATCTTTAGCCACTTGGgccattttctgtttcctcctgccAGTAAGAAAACAATTCAGGGATAA
- the LOC117755652 gene encoding solute carrier family 25 member 44-like — translation MQQKRNIQIIEWEDLDKRKFYSFGVFMTMTIRATVYPATLIRTRLQVQRGKSLYGGTFDAFFKIVRAEGVRGLYRGFMVNSFTLISGQAYITTYELVRRYVSQYTEDNTMKSLVAGGSASLVAQSITVPIDVVSQQLMMQGQGAHLSRFQLNSNTEAGKPKILFGQTRNIMSQIYAADGCRGFYRGYAASLITYIPNSAVWWPFYHFYAEQLSKLAPSDCPHLLLQGMAGPLAAATASTVTNPMDVVRTRVQVEGRNSVIETFRQLIKEEGFCGLTKGLSARIISSTPTAIVMVVGYETLKKMSLRPELVDSRHW, via the exons ATGCAGCAGAAAAGAAACATCCAGATCATCGAGTGGGAGGACCTCGACAAGAGGAAGTTCTACTCTTTCGGGGTGTTCATGACGATGACCATCCGTGCCACGGTCTACCCGGCAACACTCATCCGCACGCGGTTGCAGGTGCAGAGGGGCAAGTCGCTCTATGGCGGCACTTTTGACGCCTTCTTCAAGATCGTGCGGGCGGAGGGCGTACGGGGCCTCTACCGTGGCTTCATGGTCAACTCCTTCACGCTCATCTCAGGCCAGGCTTACATAACCACCTACGAACTGGTGAGAAGGTATGTCTCCCAGTATACAGAGGACAACACGATGAAGTCGCTGGTGGCCGGCGGCTCGGCTTCACTGGTTGCTCAGAGCATCACCGTTCCCATAGATGTCGTCTCCCAGCAGCTGATGATGCAGGGCCAAGGGGCGCACCTCTCCCGCTTTCAACTCAACTCTAACACAGAGGCGGGAAAGCCCAAAATACTGTTCGGCCAAACCAGGAACATTATGAGTCAGATTTATGCTGCTGATGGTTGCCGGGGCTTCTACAGAGGATACGCCGCTTCTTTAATCACTTACATCCCCAACAGTGCGGTCTGGTGGCCTTTCTATCATTTTTATGCTG AGCAACTCTCCAAACTGGCTCCCAGTGACTGTCCTCATCTGCTTCTACAAGGCATGGCTGGACCTCTcgctgctgccactgcctcAACGGTCACCAACCCAATGGATGTGGTTCGAACCAGAGTACAG gtCGAAGGCAGGAATTCAGTCATTGAGACGTTCAGACAGCTGATCAAAGAGGAGGGCTTCTGTGGTTTGACCAAAGGACTGTCGGCTCGCATCATTTCATCCACACCCACTGCCATCGTCATGGTGGTCGGCTACGAGACTCTAAAGAAAATGAGTTTGCGACCGGAGCTGGTGGATTCGAGACACTGGTAA
- the LOC117755662 gene encoding proteasome subunit alpha type-4, with the protein MSRRYDSRTTIFSPEGRLYQVEYAMEAIGHAGTCLGILANDGVLLAAERRNIHKLLDEVFFSEKIYKLNEDMACSVAGITSDANVLTNELRLIAQRYLLQYQEPIPCEQLVTALCDIKQAYTQFGGKRPFGVSLLYMGWDKHYGFQLYQSDPSGNYGGWKATCIGNNSAAAVSMLKQDFKEGEMTLSSALALAVKVLNKTMDVSKLSAEKVEIATLTREDGKTKIKVLKQKEVEVLIKRHEAEEAKAEKDKKDKEQKEKDK; encoded by the exons ATG TCTCGCAGATATGATTCTCGGACAACTATATTTTCCCCTGAAG GGCGCCTGTATCAGGTGGAGTACGCCATGGAAGCCATCGGTCATGCTGGCACATGTCTGGGGATTCTAGCGAATGACGGCGTGCTCTTAGCAGCAGAGAGACGCAACATCCACAAACTGCTTGATGAGGTTTTCTTCTCTGAGAAGATCTACAAGCTCAATGA AGACATGGCGTGCAGTGTTGCTGGGATCACATCAGATGCCAATGTACTGACAAATGAGCTGCGGCTAATTGCACAGAG ATATTTATTGCAGTACCAGGAGCCCATTCCCTGTGAGCAGCTGGTGACAGCTCTGTGTGACATCAAGCAAGCCTACACACAATTTGGAG GAAAGAGGCCGTTTGGTGTTTCTCTGCTGTACATGGGCTGGGACAAACACTACGGTTTCCAGCTGTACCAGAGTGACCCCAGCGGCAACTACGGAGGCTGGAAGGCAACGTGCATCGGCAACAACAGCGCT GCTGCCGTGTCCATGCTGAAGCAGGACttcaaagagggagagatgactCTGTCCTCTGCTTTGGCTCTGGCCGTCAAAGTCCTCAACAAAACGATGGATGTCAGTAAGCTCTCAGCAGAAAAAG TGGAGATCGCCACCCTGACGCGGGAAGACGGGAAAACCAAAATCAAGGTTCTTAAACAGAAAGAGGTCGAGGTGCTCATCAAGCGGCACGAGGCCGAAGAGGCCAAGGCTGAGAAGGACAAGAAGGACaaggagcagaaggagaaggACAAATGA